A stretch of Eleutherodactylus coqui strain aEleCoq1 chromosome 2, aEleCoq1.hap1, whole genome shotgun sequence DNA encodes these proteins:
- the GABPB1 gene encoding GA-binding protein subunit beta-1 isoform X8 gives MSLVDLGKKLLEAARAGQDDEVRILMANGAPFTTDWLGTSPLHLAAQYGHYSTTEVLLRAGVSRDARTKVDRTPLHMAASEGHANIVEVLLKHGADINAKDMLKMTALHWATEHNHQEVVELLIKYGADVHSQSKFCKTAFDISMDNGNEDLAEILQIAMQNQINTNPESPDTVTIHTATPQFFIGPGGVVNLTDDNGISSAVQFGNSSTSVLATLAALAEASAPLSNSSETPVVATEEVVTAESVDGAIQQVVSSGGQQVITIVTDGIHLGNLQSAIPSSGIGQPIIVTMPDGQQVLTVPATDIAEETVISEEPPAKRQCIEIIENRVDSAEIEERESLQKQLDEANREAQKYRQQLLKKEQEAEAYRQKLEAMTRLQTNKEVV, from the exons aTGTCCTTGGTAGATTTGGGAAAAAAGCTTTTAGAGGCTGCTCGAGCCGGTCAGGATGATGAAGTTCGTATTTTAATGGCAAATGGAGCACCTTTTACTACAGACTGG CTTGGAACATCTCCCCTTCATCTAGCAGCCCAGTATGGTCATTATTCAACAACTGAAGTGCTACTTAGAGCTGGAGTGAGCAGAGATGCACGTACAAAAGTTGATAGAACTCCTCTTCACATGGCTGCCTCAGAAGGGCATGCAAATATAGTAGAAGTGTTATTAAAG CATGGTGCTGACATTAATGCCAAAGATATGTTGAAGATGACTGCTCTCCACTGGGCAACAGAGCACAATCACCAAGAAGTAGTAGAACTTCTAATAAAGTATGGAGCAGATGTACATAGTCAAAGCAAGTTCTGTAAAACTGCATTTGATATCTCTATGGATAATGGAAATGAAGATCTTGCAGAAATACTTCAG ATTGCAATGCAGAATCAAATTAATACAAATCCTGAAAGCCCAGACACTGTAACAATACACACAGCTACGCCTCAGTTTTTCATTGGACCTGGAGGAGTAGTAAACTTGACAG ATGATAATGGGATATCCTCTGCAGTGCAGTTTGGCAATTCATCAACCTCTGTCTTGGCTACTTTGGCAGCACTAGCTGAAGCTTCTGCTCCATTATCTAATTCATCGGAAACACCAG TGGTAGCTACAGAAGAAGTGGTAACCGCTGAGTCAGTTGATGGTGCAATTCAACAAGTTGTTAGTTCTGGTGGGCAGCAAGTCATCACCATAGTGACAGATGGCATCCATCTTGGTAATCTTCAGTCTGCTATCCCGTCAAGTGGCATAGGTCAGCCAATTATTGTCACAATGCCGGATGGTCAACAAG TATTGACAGTACCAGCAACTGACATTGCAGAAGAAACTGTAATCAGTGAAGAGCCCCCTGCTAAAAGACAATGCATTGAGATCATTGAAAATCGTGTGGACTCTGCAGAGATTGAG GAAAGAGAGTCCCTTCAGAAGCAACTTGATGAAGCTAACAGAGAAGCTCAAAAATACCGTCAGCAGCTACTTAAAAAAGAACAAGAAGCAGAGGCCTACAGACAGAAGCTAGAAGCCATGACCAGGCTGCAGACCAATAAGGAAGTGGTTTAA
- the GABPB1 gene encoding GA-binding protein subunit beta-1 isoform X3, producing the protein MSLVDLGKKLLEAARAGQDDEVRILMANGAPFTTDWLGTSPLHLAAQYGHYSTTEVLLRAGVSRDARTKVDRTPLHMAASEGHANIVEVLLKHGADINAKDMLKMTALHWATEHNHQEVVELLIKYGADVHSQSKFCKTAFDISMDNGNEDLAEILQIAMQNQINTNPESPDTVTIHTATPQFFIGPGGVVNLTDDNGISSAVQFGNSSTSVLATLAALAEASAPLSNSSETPVVATEEVVTAESVDGAIQQVVSSGGQQVITIVTDGIHLGNLQSAIPSSGIGQPIIVTMPDGQQVLTVPATDIAEETVISEEPPAKRQCIEIIENRVDSAEIESLHIKPHGGPPKSSLHPHMGYFKNYRIGIPETSGSEIYIVNTQEFSQERESLQKQLDEANREAQKYRQQLLKKEQEAEAYRQKLEAMTRLQTNKEVV; encoded by the exons aTGTCCTTGGTAGATTTGGGAAAAAAGCTTTTAGAGGCTGCTCGAGCCGGTCAGGATGATGAAGTTCGTATTTTAATGGCAAATGGAGCACCTTTTACTACAGACTGG CTTGGAACATCTCCCCTTCATCTAGCAGCCCAGTATGGTCATTATTCAACAACTGAAGTGCTACTTAGAGCTGGAGTGAGCAGAGATGCACGTACAAAAGTTGATAGAACTCCTCTTCACATGGCTGCCTCAGAAGGGCATGCAAATATAGTAGAAGTGTTATTAAAG CATGGTGCTGACATTAATGCCAAAGATATGTTGAAGATGACTGCTCTCCACTGGGCAACAGAGCACAATCACCAAGAAGTAGTAGAACTTCTAATAAAGTATGGAGCAGATGTACATAGTCAAAGCAAGTTCTGTAAAACTGCATTTGATATCTCTATGGATAATGGAAATGAAGATCTTGCAGAAATACTTCAG ATTGCAATGCAGAATCAAATTAATACAAATCCTGAAAGCCCAGACACTGTAACAATACACACAGCTACGCCTCAGTTTTTCATTGGACCTGGAGGAGTAGTAAACTTGACAG ATGATAATGGGATATCCTCTGCAGTGCAGTTTGGCAATTCATCAACCTCTGTCTTGGCTACTTTGGCAGCACTAGCTGAAGCTTCTGCTCCATTATCTAATTCATCGGAAACACCAG TGGTAGCTACAGAAGAAGTGGTAACCGCTGAGTCAGTTGATGGTGCAATTCAACAAGTTGTTAGTTCTGGTGGGCAGCAAGTCATCACCATAGTGACAGATGGCATCCATCTTGGTAATCTTCAGTCTGCTATCCCGTCAAGTGGCATAGGTCAGCCAATTATTGTCACAATGCCGGATGGTCAACAAG TATTGACAGTACCAGCAACTGACATTGCAGAAGAAACTGTAATCAGTGAAGAGCCCCCTGCTAAAAGACAATGCATTGAGATCATTGAAAATCGTGTGGACTCTGCAGAGATTGAG AGCTTACACATAAAGCCACATGGTGGTCCTCCCAAgagcagtttacatccacatatgggatATTTCAAAAACTACAGAATCGGG ATTCCAGAAACTTCTGGGTCAGAAATCTATATTGTGAATACCCAAGAGTTCTCTCAG GAAAGAGAGTCCCTTCAGAAGCAACTTGATGAAGCTAACAGAGAAGCTCAAAAATACCGTCAGCAGCTACTTAAAAAAGAACAAGAAGCAGAGGCCTACAGACAGAAGCTAGAAGCCATGACCAGGCTGCAGACCAATAAGGAAGTGGTTTAA
- the GABPB1 gene encoding GA-binding protein subunit beta-1 isoform X1 — protein MSLVDLGKKLLEAARAGQDDEVRILMANGAPFTTDWLGTSPLHLAAQYGHYSTTEVLLRAGVSRDARTKVDRTPLHMAASEGHANIVEVLLKHGADINAKDMLKMTALHWATEHNHQEVVELLIKYGADVHSQSKFCKTAFDISMDNGNEDLAEILQIAMQNQINTNPESPDTVTIHTATPQFFIGPGGVVNLTGQQVSNLQMYAVMMPSRKGIIDDNGISSAVQFGNSSTSVLATLAALAEASAPLSNSSETPVVATEEVVTAESVDGAIQQVVSSGGQQVITIVTDGIHLGNLQSAIPSSGIGQPIIVTMPDGQQVLTVPATDIAEETVISEEPPAKRQCIEIIENRVDSAEIESLHIKPHGGPPKSSLHPHMGYFKNYRIGIPETSGSEIYIVNTQEFSQERESLQKQLDEANREAQKYRQQLLKKEQEAEAYRQKLEAMTRLQTNKEVV, from the exons aTGTCCTTGGTAGATTTGGGAAAAAAGCTTTTAGAGGCTGCTCGAGCCGGTCAGGATGATGAAGTTCGTATTTTAATGGCAAATGGAGCACCTTTTACTACAGACTGG CTTGGAACATCTCCCCTTCATCTAGCAGCCCAGTATGGTCATTATTCAACAACTGAAGTGCTACTTAGAGCTGGAGTGAGCAGAGATGCACGTACAAAAGTTGATAGAACTCCTCTTCACATGGCTGCCTCAGAAGGGCATGCAAATATAGTAGAAGTGTTATTAAAG CATGGTGCTGACATTAATGCCAAAGATATGTTGAAGATGACTGCTCTCCACTGGGCAACAGAGCACAATCACCAAGAAGTAGTAGAACTTCTAATAAAGTATGGAGCAGATGTACATAGTCAAAGCAAGTTCTGTAAAACTGCATTTGATATCTCTATGGATAATGGAAATGAAGATCTTGCAGAAATACTTCAG ATTGCAATGCAGAATCAAATTAATACAAATCCTGAAAGCCCAGACACTGTAACAATACACACAGCTACGCCTCAGTTTTTCATTGGACCTGGAGGAGTAGTAAACTTGACAG gtcagcaggtgagcaacctccagatgtatgctgtcatgatgccttcaagaaagggaattatcg ATGATAATGGGATATCCTCTGCAGTGCAGTTTGGCAATTCATCAACCTCTGTCTTGGCTACTTTGGCAGCACTAGCTGAAGCTTCTGCTCCATTATCTAATTCATCGGAAACACCAG TGGTAGCTACAGAAGAAGTGGTAACCGCTGAGTCAGTTGATGGTGCAATTCAACAAGTTGTTAGTTCTGGTGGGCAGCAAGTCATCACCATAGTGACAGATGGCATCCATCTTGGTAATCTTCAGTCTGCTATCCCGTCAAGTGGCATAGGTCAGCCAATTATTGTCACAATGCCGGATGGTCAACAAG TATTGACAGTACCAGCAACTGACATTGCAGAAGAAACTGTAATCAGTGAAGAGCCCCCTGCTAAAAGACAATGCATTGAGATCATTGAAAATCGTGTGGACTCTGCAGAGATTGAG AGCTTACACATAAAGCCACATGGTGGTCCTCCCAAgagcagtttacatccacatatgggatATTTCAAAAACTACAGAATCGGG ATTCCAGAAACTTCTGGGTCAGAAATCTATATTGTGAATACCCAAGAGTTCTCTCAG GAAAGAGAGTCCCTTCAGAAGCAACTTGATGAAGCTAACAGAGAAGCTCAAAAATACCGTCAGCAGCTACTTAAAAAAGAACAAGAAGCAGAGGCCTACAGACAGAAGCTAGAAGCCATGACCAGGCTGCAGACCAATAAGGAAGTGGTTTAA
- the GABPB1 gene encoding GA-binding protein subunit beta-1 isoform X7 yields MSLVDLGKKLLEAARAGQDDEVRILMANGAPFTTDWLGTSPLHLAAQYGHYSTTEVLLRAGVSRDARTKVDRTPLHMAASEGHANIVEVLLKHGADINAKDMLKMTALHWATEHNHQEVVELLIKYGADVHSQSKFCKTAFDISMDNGNEDLAEILQIAMQNQINTNPESPDTVTIHTATPQFFIGPGGVVNLTGQQVSNLQMYAVMMPSRKGIIDDNGISSAVQFGNSSTSVLATLAALAEASAPLSNSSETPVVATEEVVTAESVDGAIQQVVSSGGQQVITIVTDGIHLGNLQSAIPSSGIGQPIIVTMPDGQQVLTVPATDIAEETVISEEPPAKRQCIEIIENRVDSAEIESLHIKPHGGPPKSSLHPHMGYFKNYRIGSMEGRYLMNIQFL; encoded by the exons aTGTCCTTGGTAGATTTGGGAAAAAAGCTTTTAGAGGCTGCTCGAGCCGGTCAGGATGATGAAGTTCGTATTTTAATGGCAAATGGAGCACCTTTTACTACAGACTGG CTTGGAACATCTCCCCTTCATCTAGCAGCCCAGTATGGTCATTATTCAACAACTGAAGTGCTACTTAGAGCTGGAGTGAGCAGAGATGCACGTACAAAAGTTGATAGAACTCCTCTTCACATGGCTGCCTCAGAAGGGCATGCAAATATAGTAGAAGTGTTATTAAAG CATGGTGCTGACATTAATGCCAAAGATATGTTGAAGATGACTGCTCTCCACTGGGCAACAGAGCACAATCACCAAGAAGTAGTAGAACTTCTAATAAAGTATGGAGCAGATGTACATAGTCAAAGCAAGTTCTGTAAAACTGCATTTGATATCTCTATGGATAATGGAAATGAAGATCTTGCAGAAATACTTCAG ATTGCAATGCAGAATCAAATTAATACAAATCCTGAAAGCCCAGACACTGTAACAATACACACAGCTACGCCTCAGTTTTTCATTGGACCTGGAGGAGTAGTAAACTTGACAG gtcagcaggtgagcaacctccagatgtatgctgtcatgatgccttcaagaaagggaattatcg ATGATAATGGGATATCCTCTGCAGTGCAGTTTGGCAATTCATCAACCTCTGTCTTGGCTACTTTGGCAGCACTAGCTGAAGCTTCTGCTCCATTATCTAATTCATCGGAAACACCAG TGGTAGCTACAGAAGAAGTGGTAACCGCTGAGTCAGTTGATGGTGCAATTCAACAAGTTGTTAGTTCTGGTGGGCAGCAAGTCATCACCATAGTGACAGATGGCATCCATCTTGGTAATCTTCAGTCTGCTATCCCGTCAAGTGGCATAGGTCAGCCAATTATTGTCACAATGCCGGATGGTCAACAAG TATTGACAGTACCAGCAACTGACATTGCAGAAGAAACTGTAATCAGTGAAGAGCCCCCTGCTAAAAGACAATGCATTGAGATCATTGAAAATCGTGTGGACTCTGCAGAGATTGAG AGCTTACACATAAAGCCACATGGTGGTCCTCCCAAgagcagtttacatccacatatgggatATTTCAAAAACTACAGAATCGGG TCTATGGAAGGAAGATACCTTATGAATATACAGTTTCTCTGA
- the GABPB1 gene encoding GA-binding protein subunit beta-1 isoform X4, whose amino-acid sequence MSLVDLGKKLLEAARAGQDDEVRILMANGAPFTTDWLGTSPLHLAAQYGHYSTTEVLLRAGVSRDARTKVDRTPLHMAASEGHANIVEVLLKHGADINAKDMLKMTALHWATEHNHQEVVELLIKYGADVHSQSKFCKTAFDISMDNGNEDLAEILQIAMQNQINTNPESPDTVTIHTATPQFFIGPGGVVNLTGQQVSNLQMYAVMMPSRKGIIDDNGISSAVQFGNSSTSVLATLAALAEASAPLSNSSETPVVATEEVVTAESVDGAIQQVVSSGGQQVITIVTDGIHLGNLQSAIPSSGIGQPIIVTMPDGQQVLTVPATDIAEETVISEEPPAKRQCIEIIENRVDSAEIEIPETSGSEIYIVNTQEFSQERESLQKQLDEANREAQKYRQQLLKKEQEAEAYRQKLEAMTRLQTNKEVV is encoded by the exons aTGTCCTTGGTAGATTTGGGAAAAAAGCTTTTAGAGGCTGCTCGAGCCGGTCAGGATGATGAAGTTCGTATTTTAATGGCAAATGGAGCACCTTTTACTACAGACTGG CTTGGAACATCTCCCCTTCATCTAGCAGCCCAGTATGGTCATTATTCAACAACTGAAGTGCTACTTAGAGCTGGAGTGAGCAGAGATGCACGTACAAAAGTTGATAGAACTCCTCTTCACATGGCTGCCTCAGAAGGGCATGCAAATATAGTAGAAGTGTTATTAAAG CATGGTGCTGACATTAATGCCAAAGATATGTTGAAGATGACTGCTCTCCACTGGGCAACAGAGCACAATCACCAAGAAGTAGTAGAACTTCTAATAAAGTATGGAGCAGATGTACATAGTCAAAGCAAGTTCTGTAAAACTGCATTTGATATCTCTATGGATAATGGAAATGAAGATCTTGCAGAAATACTTCAG ATTGCAATGCAGAATCAAATTAATACAAATCCTGAAAGCCCAGACACTGTAACAATACACACAGCTACGCCTCAGTTTTTCATTGGACCTGGAGGAGTAGTAAACTTGACAG gtcagcaggtgagcaacctccagatgtatgctgtcatgatgccttcaagaaagggaattatcg ATGATAATGGGATATCCTCTGCAGTGCAGTTTGGCAATTCATCAACCTCTGTCTTGGCTACTTTGGCAGCACTAGCTGAAGCTTCTGCTCCATTATCTAATTCATCGGAAACACCAG TGGTAGCTACAGAAGAAGTGGTAACCGCTGAGTCAGTTGATGGTGCAATTCAACAAGTTGTTAGTTCTGGTGGGCAGCAAGTCATCACCATAGTGACAGATGGCATCCATCTTGGTAATCTTCAGTCTGCTATCCCGTCAAGTGGCATAGGTCAGCCAATTATTGTCACAATGCCGGATGGTCAACAAG TATTGACAGTACCAGCAACTGACATTGCAGAAGAAACTGTAATCAGTGAAGAGCCCCCTGCTAAAAGACAATGCATTGAGATCATTGAAAATCGTGTGGACTCTGCAGAGATTGAG ATTCCAGAAACTTCTGGGTCAGAAATCTATATTGTGAATACCCAAGAGTTCTCTCAG GAAAGAGAGTCCCTTCAGAAGCAACTTGATGAAGCTAACAGAGAAGCTCAAAAATACCGTCAGCAGCTACTTAAAAAAGAACAAGAAGCAGAGGCCTACAGACAGAAGCTAGAAGCCATGACCAGGCTGCAGACCAATAAGGAAGTGGTTTAA
- the GABPB1 gene encoding GA-binding protein subunit beta-1 isoform X5, which produces MSLVDLGKKLLEAARAGQDDEVRILMANGAPFTTDWLGTSPLHLAAQYGHYSTTEVLLRAGVSRDARTKVDRTPLHMAASEGHANIVEVLLKHGADINAKDMLKMTALHWATEHNHQEVVELLIKYGADVHSQSKFCKTAFDISMDNGNEDLAEILQIAMQNQINTNPESPDTVTIHTATPQFFIGPGGVVNLTGQQVSNLQMYAVMMPSRKGIIDDNGISSAVQFGNSSTSVLATLAALAEASAPLSNSSETPVVATEEVVTAESVDGAIQQVVSSGGQQVITIVTDGIHLGNLQSAIPSSGIGQPIIVTMPDGQQVLTVPATDIAEETVISEEPPAKRQCIEIIENRVDSAEIEERESLQKQLDEANREAQKYRQQLLKKEQEAEAYRQKLEAMTRLQTNKEVV; this is translated from the exons aTGTCCTTGGTAGATTTGGGAAAAAAGCTTTTAGAGGCTGCTCGAGCCGGTCAGGATGATGAAGTTCGTATTTTAATGGCAAATGGAGCACCTTTTACTACAGACTGG CTTGGAACATCTCCCCTTCATCTAGCAGCCCAGTATGGTCATTATTCAACAACTGAAGTGCTACTTAGAGCTGGAGTGAGCAGAGATGCACGTACAAAAGTTGATAGAACTCCTCTTCACATGGCTGCCTCAGAAGGGCATGCAAATATAGTAGAAGTGTTATTAAAG CATGGTGCTGACATTAATGCCAAAGATATGTTGAAGATGACTGCTCTCCACTGGGCAACAGAGCACAATCACCAAGAAGTAGTAGAACTTCTAATAAAGTATGGAGCAGATGTACATAGTCAAAGCAAGTTCTGTAAAACTGCATTTGATATCTCTATGGATAATGGAAATGAAGATCTTGCAGAAATACTTCAG ATTGCAATGCAGAATCAAATTAATACAAATCCTGAAAGCCCAGACACTGTAACAATACACACAGCTACGCCTCAGTTTTTCATTGGACCTGGAGGAGTAGTAAACTTGACAG gtcagcaggtgagcaacctccagatgtatgctgtcatgatgccttcaagaaagggaattatcg ATGATAATGGGATATCCTCTGCAGTGCAGTTTGGCAATTCATCAACCTCTGTCTTGGCTACTTTGGCAGCACTAGCTGAAGCTTCTGCTCCATTATCTAATTCATCGGAAACACCAG TGGTAGCTACAGAAGAAGTGGTAACCGCTGAGTCAGTTGATGGTGCAATTCAACAAGTTGTTAGTTCTGGTGGGCAGCAAGTCATCACCATAGTGACAGATGGCATCCATCTTGGTAATCTTCAGTCTGCTATCCCGTCAAGTGGCATAGGTCAGCCAATTATTGTCACAATGCCGGATGGTCAACAAG TATTGACAGTACCAGCAACTGACATTGCAGAAGAAACTGTAATCAGTGAAGAGCCCCCTGCTAAAAGACAATGCATTGAGATCATTGAAAATCGTGTGGACTCTGCAGAGATTGAG GAAAGAGAGTCCCTTCAGAAGCAACTTGATGAAGCTAACAGAGAAGCTCAAAAATACCGTCAGCAGCTACTTAAAAAAGAACAAGAAGCAGAGGCCTACAGACAGAAGCTAGAAGCCATGACCAGGCTGCAGACCAATAAGGAAGTGGTTTAA
- the GABPB1 gene encoding GA-binding protein subunit beta-1 isoform X2: MSLVDLGKKLLEAARAGQDDEVRILMANGAPFTTDWLGTSPLHLAAQYGHYSTTEVLLRAGVSRDARTKVDRTPLHMAASEGHANIVEVLLKHGADINAKDMLKMTALHWATEHNHQEVVELLIKYGADVHSQSKFCKTAFDISMDNGNEDLAEILQIAMQNQINTNPESPDTVTIHTATPQFFIGPGGVVNLTGQQVSNLQMYAVMMPSRKGIIDDNGISSAVQFGNSSTSVLATLAALAEASAPLSNSSETPVVATEEVVTAESVDGAIQQVVSSGGQQVITIVTDGIHLGNLQSAIPSSGIGQPIIVTMPDGQQVLTVPATDIAEETVISEEPPAKRQCIEIIENRVDSAEIESLHIKPHGGPPKSSLHPHMGYFKNYRIGERESLQKQLDEANREAQKYRQQLLKKEQEAEAYRQKLEAMTRLQTNKEVV; this comes from the exons aTGTCCTTGGTAGATTTGGGAAAAAAGCTTTTAGAGGCTGCTCGAGCCGGTCAGGATGATGAAGTTCGTATTTTAATGGCAAATGGAGCACCTTTTACTACAGACTGG CTTGGAACATCTCCCCTTCATCTAGCAGCCCAGTATGGTCATTATTCAACAACTGAAGTGCTACTTAGAGCTGGAGTGAGCAGAGATGCACGTACAAAAGTTGATAGAACTCCTCTTCACATGGCTGCCTCAGAAGGGCATGCAAATATAGTAGAAGTGTTATTAAAG CATGGTGCTGACATTAATGCCAAAGATATGTTGAAGATGACTGCTCTCCACTGGGCAACAGAGCACAATCACCAAGAAGTAGTAGAACTTCTAATAAAGTATGGAGCAGATGTACATAGTCAAAGCAAGTTCTGTAAAACTGCATTTGATATCTCTATGGATAATGGAAATGAAGATCTTGCAGAAATACTTCAG ATTGCAATGCAGAATCAAATTAATACAAATCCTGAAAGCCCAGACACTGTAACAATACACACAGCTACGCCTCAGTTTTTCATTGGACCTGGAGGAGTAGTAAACTTGACAG gtcagcaggtgagcaacctccagatgtatgctgtcatgatgccttcaagaaagggaattatcg ATGATAATGGGATATCCTCTGCAGTGCAGTTTGGCAATTCATCAACCTCTGTCTTGGCTACTTTGGCAGCACTAGCTGAAGCTTCTGCTCCATTATCTAATTCATCGGAAACACCAG TGGTAGCTACAGAAGAAGTGGTAACCGCTGAGTCAGTTGATGGTGCAATTCAACAAGTTGTTAGTTCTGGTGGGCAGCAAGTCATCACCATAGTGACAGATGGCATCCATCTTGGTAATCTTCAGTCTGCTATCCCGTCAAGTGGCATAGGTCAGCCAATTATTGTCACAATGCCGGATGGTCAACAAG TATTGACAGTACCAGCAACTGACATTGCAGAAGAAACTGTAATCAGTGAAGAGCCCCCTGCTAAAAGACAATGCATTGAGATCATTGAAAATCGTGTGGACTCTGCAGAGATTGAG AGCTTACACATAAAGCCACATGGTGGTCCTCCCAAgagcagtttacatccacatatgggatATTTCAAAAACTACAGAATCGGG GAAAGAGAGTCCCTTCAGAAGCAACTTGATGAAGCTAACAGAGAAGCTCAAAAATACCGTCAGCAGCTACTTAAAAAAGAACAAGAAGCAGAGGCCTACAGACAGAAGCTAGAAGCCATGACCAGGCTGCAGACCAATAAGGAAGTGGTTTAA
- the GABPB1 gene encoding GA-binding protein subunit beta-1 isoform X6, translated as MSLVDLGKKLLEAARAGQDDEVRILMANGAPFTTDWLGTSPLHLAAQYGHYSTTEVLLRAGVSRDARTKVDRTPLHMAASEGHANIVEVLLKHGADINAKDMLKMTALHWATEHNHQEVVELLIKYGADVHSQSKFCKTAFDISMDNGNEDLAEILQIAMQNQINTNPESPDTVTIHTATPQFFIGPGGVVNLTDDNGISSAVQFGNSSTSVLATLAALAEASAPLSNSSETPVVATEEVVTAESVDGAIQQVVSSGGQQVITIVTDGIHLGNLQSAIPSSGIGQPIIVTMPDGQQVLTVPATDIAEETVISEEPPAKRQCIEIIENRVDSAEIEIPETSGSEIYIVNTQEFSQERESLQKQLDEANREAQKYRQQLLKKEQEAEAYRQKLEAMTRLQTNKEVV; from the exons aTGTCCTTGGTAGATTTGGGAAAAAAGCTTTTAGAGGCTGCTCGAGCCGGTCAGGATGATGAAGTTCGTATTTTAATGGCAAATGGAGCACCTTTTACTACAGACTGG CTTGGAACATCTCCCCTTCATCTAGCAGCCCAGTATGGTCATTATTCAACAACTGAAGTGCTACTTAGAGCTGGAGTGAGCAGAGATGCACGTACAAAAGTTGATAGAACTCCTCTTCACATGGCTGCCTCAGAAGGGCATGCAAATATAGTAGAAGTGTTATTAAAG CATGGTGCTGACATTAATGCCAAAGATATGTTGAAGATGACTGCTCTCCACTGGGCAACAGAGCACAATCACCAAGAAGTAGTAGAACTTCTAATAAAGTATGGAGCAGATGTACATAGTCAAAGCAAGTTCTGTAAAACTGCATTTGATATCTCTATGGATAATGGAAATGAAGATCTTGCAGAAATACTTCAG ATTGCAATGCAGAATCAAATTAATACAAATCCTGAAAGCCCAGACACTGTAACAATACACACAGCTACGCCTCAGTTTTTCATTGGACCTGGAGGAGTAGTAAACTTGACAG ATGATAATGGGATATCCTCTGCAGTGCAGTTTGGCAATTCATCAACCTCTGTCTTGGCTACTTTGGCAGCACTAGCTGAAGCTTCTGCTCCATTATCTAATTCATCGGAAACACCAG TGGTAGCTACAGAAGAAGTGGTAACCGCTGAGTCAGTTGATGGTGCAATTCAACAAGTTGTTAGTTCTGGTGGGCAGCAAGTCATCACCATAGTGACAGATGGCATCCATCTTGGTAATCTTCAGTCTGCTATCCCGTCAAGTGGCATAGGTCAGCCAATTATTGTCACAATGCCGGATGGTCAACAAG TATTGACAGTACCAGCAACTGACATTGCAGAAGAAACTGTAATCAGTGAAGAGCCCCCTGCTAAAAGACAATGCATTGAGATCATTGAAAATCGTGTGGACTCTGCAGAGATTGAG ATTCCAGAAACTTCTGGGTCAGAAATCTATATTGTGAATACCCAAGAGTTCTCTCAG GAAAGAGAGTCCCTTCAGAAGCAACTTGATGAAGCTAACAGAGAAGCTCAAAAATACCGTCAGCAGCTACTTAAAAAAGAACAAGAAGCAGAGGCCTACAGACAGAAGCTAGAAGCCATGACCAGGCTGCAGACCAATAAGGAAGTGGTTTAA